The sequence TGGCGGTTTTCCTGAGGCGGTACGTCTGCAGATCCTGCCAACAGTGGCCAGCGAAACCTAGCCAGTCGTCATCGGTGAGCACAGACGGCGTGCTCCGTACCCGGGTGCACGCAGGGACATGCCGATGCCGCACACCGGCCACGCCCGCCTGGGCCCCGCAGGCGTTTGGTTCACTGCATCAGGGATACGCGCGTGTGCGTCGACGCATCTGGACCGCGTCACTAGGCGATTACGGCGTTTGCTCGCTGGGTGTGGCCGGCAATGGCAACTGGATATCGGTCAGCCGCCAGCGCAGGCCCTGGCGGGTCAGCACGAAGTTCACCGGCGCACCGTCGGCGGTCTGCGTGGTGGCGGTGAAGCGGCGGGTGGATTCGAAGCGCTGCGTGGCGCCTTGCAGCGGGCGCGCCGGTGCCGGCGCCGCATAGGTGTCGGCGCTGACAGTGTCCCCGATGAGGCGGTTCCACACGCTGTGGCCTTGCAGCAACGCACCGATGCCCAGTGGCGTGACCAAGGTATCCACGCCGGCGCCGCTGATGCCGCTGGCCAGTTGCAATGCAAAGCCACCGAGCAGGCTTGATTGCATGCTGCTGCCGGCCTGACGGATCAGGTAATCATCCAGTTGCGCCTTGAGGTTGACGCGAAGGCTGGGAAAATCCACGTAGCTGTCCAGCTGCGCGGCATCGCGGTCGGCGATAGCCTGACTGATGCCGCGCATAGCCAGATACGGCCCTGCAACCACGTAACCCGCCAGCAGCACTACGCCCAGCAATGGCACGATCCACCAGCGCCTTCTCATCGTTCGCACTCCGTTGCCATGCATGGTGTGGGGAGGATGTTCGACAGCGGCCAGACCACAGCAACAGGTTGCGACCGTCGCAACGGCATGGCGCGCAGTGCCTGCGCCGCAGCTCGCCTCAAAATTCCAGATCCAGGGCGGCGCACAGATAATCCACAAAAGGCGCCAGCGTCACCAGGTCCGCCTCGATAGTCTGGCGCAGGCGCGGCCCGGTCATGATGGCGTCGTCCAGATGGCGCAGATACGCCCAGTTGCGGTGCTTGAGATCGTCGATGAATTCGAAATCGTTGGGAAACCCGCGCGGTGCGCGGACCAGCTTTTCGCTGTCATCCAGGGCGAACTTGCGACGCAATTTGGGATCGTATGCGGCCGTCCTCCAACCGCCGGGGTTTTCGAAGATGAACTGGCGGAGCTTGCGTTGTGTGTCGGGTTCAGGGTGCCACAGGCCTGCACCGACAAAGCTCTCGCCGGGCTGCAGATGGATGTAGAAAGAAGGTGCCGGTACCTGCCGGCGGCGCTCATGAAACAGGCGCGCGCCTTGCCAGTTCTTGTAGGGCGACTTGTCGTTGGAAAACCGCGCATCGCGATAGATGCGAAACAGCGAGCCACCCTGGGTCTTGGGGTCGGCGCGATAGTGTTCGCTGACCTCGGCAAGCGCGGGTTGCAGATCGGTGATCAGCTGCAGAAACGGCTGGCGCACATGCGCCTCGTACTGGTGACGATGATCGGCAAACCACGTCTTGTCGTTGTGGCGGGCCAGGGCACGCAGGAACTTGAAGCTGGCATCTGAAAAGTAGGTCGTCATAGCGTGCGTTGGAGATCCGAACCCCAGGCGGCGAGCTGGTCGAGCAGGGCTTGCTTGGTAGCATCGTCGGGGTGAGCGAGCCGTAAATCCGCAATCTGCGCGTGATACTGGTCCAGGGTGACTTCGCCCAACCCATGGTCTTCGAGCAGGCGCTTGCGGCGGTACTGGTTCCAGCGTTCCTGCTCGTCGAATGACAGCGTCTGCGGCCAGTTGCGCGCGCGGTAACGGAACAGCAGCTCGACCAGCCGCGGATCGCGAAGCCGCGTTTCCAGCGCGCCTAGTTCCTCCGGCGCGCTGGCGCGCACCTGGGCAAGCAGGCGCTTGTCGCCTTCGGCCAGAAAACCGTCGTAGAGCGAGGCATCGGCATCGTTGACCGCGGCAGCTGCGGCACGCTCGTTGCCGTAGACCTGGCGCACCTTCTCTGCCAGCGCCGGGCCCAGTTCGCGCAATCGCGCGGCCTTGGCCAGCACTGCGTCGCGGTCCAGGCCCAGGCGCTGGAAGTCCGGCTCGCGCAGATGGTGCCAGGCCACCAGTGCCGGCGACTTGTTCAGGTGCACTTCCTTGAGCGGGATGCGTTGCTCGCCTTCGGGCAGATCCGCGGCGCGGATATACAACCGGTCGGCGATCTCGTCCGGGCTCAGCCGCAACAGCACCTCAGGGTCGCCGTCCAGATCGAACACGATCACGCGGCTGTCGATGCGCGGATGCCGCGTCAGCGGCAGCACGGCCGCAGCGCATAGGCGCGAGGCCGGGTAGCGCTGCGAGATGTGCAGCACCGGTTCCATCGCAATCACATCGAGCAGCGTGGCGGCAAAGCGCTTGTCGCGCAGGCGCAGCGCGTAGTCCCACAACTTTGGCTGGTGCTGCTGGAATTTGCGCGCCATGCCGATGGTGGCGTAGACGTCGGACAAGGCTTCGTGCGCATCGCCCTCGCGCACTGCGTTGGCGTCGGCCAGATGTTCGAGTTTGAACGAGGTGGCGCCATCTTCGCGCTGCGGCCAGGTGATGCCTTCCGGGCGCAATGCGTGCACCAGCCGTAGCACGTCGAGCAGATCCCAGCGCGAATTACCGCCGCGCCACTCGCGCTCATAGGGATCGTAGAAATTGCGGAACAGCCCGCAACGTACGAACTCGTCGTCGAAGCGGATCGAGTTGTAGCCCAGTGTGCAGGTCTGCGGCCGGCTCATCTGCTCGGCGATGCGCGCAAACGCTTCGGCCTCGCTCACGCCTTCGCGCAAGGCGTGTTGCGGAGTGATGCCGGTGACCATGGTCGCGTAGGGCGAGGGCAGCAGATCGTCGGCCGGTTGCACGAAGAAGCTGATCGGCTCGTCGATTACACGCAGTTGCGCATCGGTGCGCACGGCGGCGAACTGCGCAATGCGGGTGCGCCGCGGGTCCTGGCCAAAGGTTTCCAGGTCGTAGAAGAGAAAGCTGTCAGGCATGCGGGTGCAAGATCCAGATCCGCGGCGCACGGCGTATGCGCCGCCAGTGGCCGCTAGTATCCCTCATCGCAGCGCCGGCTCGCTGAGGCGCAGCTGTGCGCGGGGCAGGCGCCTGCTGCAGACCGTGTGCGGTAGGTGTTGGCGAGTACGGCTTGAGCGTTTGCGTGCAGTGCGCAGACGCTGGGATGACCTTGGAGCTGCTGCCACAACGTGGTGAGCCGCTGTCGGGTGGTGTGGACGCTGCGCTCATGATCTCAGGGAAAGCACGGTCCTGAGCATGCCGAGCATGTCTGGCGGTGAGCGCAGACTGGTTGGCAGCGGTTCTCAGTGCGCGCCTTCCAGCGGCTCCAGACGTGCGTGCACCACCGCTTCCAGCGCTGCCCAGTCGATGCGCGACAGGTCGGTATGTCCGCGGGTGGCCTCGACCAGGATCTCGCGCTGGATATCGCTGCGCGCCAACGCAATCGAATAGCGCGTGCGCAGGAACGTCACCATGGTGTAGTGCGGTACGAAGCGGGTGGGCCAACGCGCCTGCAATTGCTGTTCGAGTTCGCGCTGCAGCAGGAAGTCGGCATCGCCGACGCGGTCGCGCATTTCCAGGTAGTTTTCCAGCGCCATCTGCTGGATCGCTGCGGCATCGTCGCGGCGTGCGGCTTCGAACGCGGCAAACGCGCTGCCGATGTCGTCGTGCGCGTCCATCTGCTCGGCCAGCGCCACGCAATCTTCGAAGGCGCAGTTCATGCCTTGGCCATGGAACGGCACCATCGCATGCGCGGCATCGCCGATCAGCAGTGCGCGACTGTCCAGATGCCAGCGCTCCAGGGTGAGGGTGCCGAGCAGGCCGGGCGGATGCTCTTCCCAATGTTCTTCAAGCTGCGGAATCAGCGGTAGCGCGTCGGGGAAATCGCGCGCGAACAATGCATGCGCCTCTTCGCCGGTGCGGGTGGTGGCGAAGCTGGGCTCGCCTGCGTTGGGCAGGAACAGGGTGACGGTGAAGGTGCCGCCATCGTTGGGCAGCGCGATGCACATGTAACGCCCGCGCGGCCAGATGTGCAGCGCGTTGCGTTCGATGCGGAAGCCGCCATCGGGCAGCGGCGGGATTTCCAGCTCCTTGTACGAGTGATCCAGGAATTCGGTGCGCTCGCCCAACGGCGATTTGCGCTGCATGGCCGCGCGCAGTGCCGAGCCGGCACCGTCGCTGCCGATCAGGCTCTGAAAATGGATCTCGTGCGGCTGATCGTCGCGGTCATCGATAAACCGCGCGTAGCCGGCATCGAAGTCCACCGTATGCAGCCTTCGATAGAAGTGCACCGACGCGCCGGCCTGTTCGGCCAGATCGAGCAAGGCGATATTCAATGCGGCGCGGTGGATCGACCAGATCACCTCGCTGTCGTCGCGGCCATAGCGCTGCAGCTGCGGGTCGCCGGCGATCGGGTGCACCATGCGGCCGCGCATCATCACCGCCTTGGCCATCACCGCCTCTTCGGCACCTGCCTGACGCAACGCATGGCGTCCGCGTTCGGCCAGCGCCAGGTTGATCGAACGGCCGGATTCGTAGCCCTTGATGCGCGGGTCGCCGCGTCGTTCGTACACGGTGACCTGCCAGCCGCGACGCGACAGCAGGATGGCGAGCAGGCAACCGGCCAGGCCGGCGCCGATCAGGGTCAGGGAGCGAGGGGAGACGGGGCTCAATGCAATGTCCGGCAGCAGCCGGACGCGGGAGCCGGCAAAGGGGAGGGAAGAAGCAGCTGGCTAGCGCGCGCACCTGCATTACCGCAGGCGCGCTCGGAGTGTACGTGGGCGTGCGCGGGTTTCGCGTATGCCTGCCACATGGCCGGTGGTGTTGCAGTCAGCGTGCGGCACTCAGCTGGCGGCCCAGGTTTCCACCTGTTCCACAAAGGTGTGCAGGTCGCTGAAACGGTTGTACAGCGGCACCGGTGCGATGCGGATCACGTCCGGTTCGCGCCAGTCGCCAAGCACGCCAGCCGCATGCAGATGCTCGAACAACGCGCGCCCCTGCGCGCGTCCGCCGGCCACCCGCAACGACAGCTGGCAGCCGCGCTGCGTCGGTTCGGCCGGGGTGACGATCTGCAGCACCTGCGGCACCCGGGCGTGGATCAGCTGCTCCAGATGTCCGGTGAGGTGTTCGGACTTGCCGCGCAGCGCGGGCATGCCGGCCTGGTCGAACAGCTCCAGCGATGCACGCAGCGGCGCCAACGCCAGCACCGGCGGATTGCTCAGCTGCCAGCCTTCCGCGCCGGGCGTGGGCACGAACTGTGGCTCCATGCGGAAGCGGGTCTGCTGCTCGTGTCCCCACCAGCCGGCCATGCGCGGCAGGTCGCTATTGGCATGGCGTTCGTGCACGAAGCACCCACCCACCGCGCCCGGCCCGGCATTGAGATATTTGTAGTGGCACCACACTGCGAAATCGACGCCGTCGTCGTGCAGGGTCAGCGGGATATTGCCCACCGCATGCGCCAGATCGAAGCCCACTGCCGCACCTTGCGCACGCGCCAGTCGCGCGATTTCGCCCAGGTCGAAGGCCTGGCCGGTGCGGTACTGGATACCGGGCCACAGTACCAAGGCCAGGCGCGCACCGTGCGTGGCGATGGCATCGGCAATGGCCGCCATCGACAACGTGCCATCGGGTGCATCGGCCTCCACTTCGATCAACTGCGTGGCCGGATCCAGCCCGTGCAGGCGCAGCTGCGATTCCACCGCGTGGCGGTCGGACGGGAACGCACCGGCTTCGATCAGGATCGCGCCGCGTTCGGGCGTGGCGCGATAAAAGCTCGCCATCATCAGATGCAGATTGACGCTGAGGGTATTCATCGCGACCACTTCGCCCGGTTGCGCGCCGACCACGCGTGCCAGGCCGTCGCGCACCAACTGGTGATAGGTCAGCCATTGCGTGGGGCCGGTGAAGTGGCCTTCCACTGCAAGCGCGCCCCAGTGATCGAGCACTTCGCTCACCATCGCGCGGGCCCGACGCGGTTGCAGGCCCAGCGAATTGCCGACGAAATAGGTCTGATCCCGGCCCTCGTGCTGCGGGAACACAAAGGCATCGCGCAGGCTGCGCAGCGGGTCGGCGGCATCCAGCGCCGCGGCGTGGGAACGGGACAACGGTTCGGTGCTCATCGGGCTCGCAGGGTCTGAATCGATGCGGCAGTTTACCTGCCGGTCCCTTGCGCGCCGTCATGCACTGCTGGTGTCCCGGTCGAGGCCGGTCGGGCAGGGCGCAGCAGATGGGTGAGCGTGCCGATGCTGTCGGTGACGCGGTCGATGGTGTCGGCAAGGGCGGCGGTGGTCGGCGAACCGTCCGGCAGCGCGGCCAGCGCATCGGAAAGTTTGCGCTCGGCGCTGCGTAGCGTGGCCGCGACCGGCGTGCCGCCGTTGTGCAGGCAATCGATCAGCTCGGCCAGCGCCTGGTCGGCGTCATCGGCGAAGGCGGGCAGTGCGTCCAGTGAGGGCAAGGGGTGGCCATCGCGGAGCACTGCCTCCAGCAGCAAGGTGGCGCGAATCAGCCGGTTGCCGTTGGCCAGCAGCGATTCGGCCAGCTTAAGTTCGTGCAGATTGCGGCGGCTGCGTGGTTCGCCGCGCAGGCGTTCGATCGACGCCTGCGCATTGGTCCGCGCCACGCGTGCGGCGGCGCGGCTGTCGCTCAGCCGATCCATCTGGCCCAGCAGCAGGTTGTGCAGATGCTCGCGATAGGCAGTGAGCAACTGCGCCAGCGACGCGCGGATATGCCGGCGCTCGCGCGTCGGCCACAGTGCGTAGGCGATCAGTGCCAGCGCGCTGCCGGCCACGGTGGCCTGCAGCCGTGCACCGACCGCCTCACCGGGTGTCATGCCTTCGAAGGACAGCAACAACACCAGCATGCCGGTGAGGAAGGCCACGCCGATGCCGTAGTTGACCTGGGTCAACAAGCGAAAGCCCAGGCAGAACAGCGCCAACAAGGCCATGCGGATGCCGGCGCCATCCATCGCAAAATGAGCCAGCAGGGTGGCCACCAACAAACCGATGAAGGTGCCGGCCACGCGCAAGGCGCCGAAGCTGAAAGTGCCGCCAAAATCGGGTTTGAGCACGATGGCAGTGGTCATCGGGATCCAGAAGCCATGCGGAATCTGCTGCCAGCGCTCAAACGCGATGGCCAGCGCCAGGCACACGCCGCAGCGCAAGGCATGCCGGAACGCCACCGACGACAGGGCCAGGTTCGCGCGCAGCGTTGCCCAGGTCGCTGCCGGGCGCAGCGCCGCCGGCAGCCGCGCTTCGGCCAATTGCGCCTGGATTTCGCCGCGGCTGCTGGCCCAATGCGCATTACGGATCAATGCGCGCAACTGGCCGCCCAAGCCCTGCGCGCGGGCCACCGCCACGCGCACCAGGCGGCGCTCCCGGGTGTCGGCGTTGTCGTGCTGAAACTGCGCCAGTGCGCCGACCAGATCGTCGAAGCCGGTCATCGACGCATCGGCCGCCACCGGGTCTTCGCCCACCGTCATGGCGTGGGCCAGCTGCTCGAGCACGATGGCGCTGCGTTCGAGCACCCGCTCGATCGCCGGGCGCGCCTGCGAGTCGGTCAGGCGGGTGTGGGCATCGGCCAGCGACAGCAGCTCCAGCCGTACGCGGTCGCAGAGCTCGGCGATGATGCGAAAGCTCTGCACCGCGATCGCGCGCGAGCGATGTTCGCCGTGCAGCATCACCATCGCATCCAGCACTTCCTGCGTTGCGGGCGGTGCCGCGCTGGCCTCCGGGCGTTGCCGTGCGATTGCTGCCAATTGCCGCATCAGGTCGGCAAGCGCGAAGCGTTCCGGGCGATAACGTTGCAAGGGCCAGGCCGCCAGGGCCAGCAACACCTGCAGCAGGCCACCGGCAAAGATCAGTGCGGCCACGCCGGGCGCCTGTTCCACCGGCAGCCGCATGTCGGCACTGACCACCAGCAGGATCATGCTGGTCAGGCCGACGCGTGCGGCAACCGGGCCCAGCGCCACCAGCAGTCCGCCACCCAGGCCGAGCAGCAGCCCGGCGATCACCAGGGCAGGTGTGTCATGGCCGACCCATATGCCCAGCAAGGCCGCCAGGCCGGCGGCCAGGGCCGCCATCAGCATGCGCTGCAAACGCGCGCGATAAGGGCCGGGCTGATCGGAAAACATGGTGTTGAGCGCCCCGCTGCACACCGCCAGGCCAGCGGCGACATGCCCGGTGGCCACGCCGATCGCCAGCGGCAGCACGACCGCCGCAGTGTTGCGCAGGGCTACACGCAGCGGCACATCGCGCGGCTTGAGGTCGATCAGTGCGCGCAGCATGCTGTGTGCTTGTGTGGGTGCGACCGGTGCGTGTATTGCATGCGCTGGCGCCAGCGCAACTCAGGCTTGGACCGCGGCATAGCGCTCCGGCGCGGGATGCAGATGCCCGCACTGCGTGCAGGTACGCAGCGCCAGCGAGCGATAGAAGTGATCGAACACCGGCGGGAAGTCGGTCTCGATGTTGCCTAACGGAAACATCGCCTCATACAGCTTGTGATTGCACTGCGGGCAATACCACTGCAGGCCGTCCTGCTCGTGCGGCAGGCGTTCGCGCTCGATGACCAGGCCGATCGAACCGGCGGCGCGTTGCGGGCAATGCGGCACCTTCGGCGGCAGCAGAAAGATCTCGCCGGCGCGGATCGGGATATCCCGTTGCACACCTTCGTCCTGCACCTTCAGCACCATCTCGCCTTCGAGCTGAAAGAACCACTCCGGGCCTTCGTCGTAGTGATAGTCGGTGCGTGCGTTGGGCCCGCCGACGATCATGATGATGAAGCCATCCTGCTGGATGCACTTGTTGCCCACCGGCGGCTTGAGCAGGTGACGGTATTGCTCGATCCAGGCTTGCAAATTGATCGGCGGGACCAGCATCGACGTTCCTCGGCGCAGAAGGCGTCCAGCATAGCCAACCGCGACGCCGATGGGCGTCGCGGCGGATCGAACATGCAGCGCCGACTCAGCGTTCGGCGTGGTCGGCCTGAATTTTTGCCAGTGCCGCGTCGTAACGCTCCTGCAGCAGGTCGGCGCGGTCGATGGACATGCCCAGATCGTGCGCATGTCCATCGCGCAGGCTATACACCCAACCATGCACGCACAGCTCCTGCCCACGTTCCCACGCATCGCGCACGATGGTGGTGCGGCAGACGTTGACCACCTGTTCCAGCACGTTGAGCTCGCACAGGCGCGCATGCTGCACCGGCAGATCGCCGGCATCGTGCAGGCAGGCTTCGTGCTTGTCGGCCACATCGGTGACGTGGCGGATCCAGTTGTCGACCAGGCCCATGCGCTTCTGGGTCAGGCTGGCGAACACGCCGCCGCAGCCGTAATGGCCCACCACCAGGATGTGCTTGACCTTGAGCACGTCGACGGCGAACTGGATCACCGACAGGCAGTTCAGATCGGTATGCACCACCACGTTGGCGATATTGCGATGCACGAACACTTCGCCTGGAGCCATGTCGATGATCTGGTTGGCTGGTACGCGCGAGTCGGAGCAGCCGATCCACAAGTATTCCGGGGTCTGTTGCGTCGACAGTTTGGAGAAGAATTCCGGGTCTTCGCGGCGGATACGCTCGGACCAGGCACGGTTGTTTTCAAGTAAATGGTTGAGCTCGTTCATGCGCGCAGTATTCCAGAAGACGACGGGGAGGAAGCAAGCGGGAGGCGGGCCATAAAGCGGTGGTGCAGGAACGCGAACACGATGACACGGCGATCAGCGCTGGCGCGCACGCAACGCATTGCGCATCAGTGTGGCCACGTCCTGCGCATCGCTTAAACGTTGGTGCTCCAGTGCATCGGCCACTGCGGCGACATTACCGGCCGGATGGTTCTGGCTGAGCTTGAAAGTGAGTTCGATGCGGCTTGGCACGAAGCAGAAGCCGACCAGCCCACGCAATTGCCGACGGTGGCTGTCGCGTTCCATCTCGAACTGCCAGTCGCGGCCAATGCGCTGCTCGAAGTGCGCGCTCATCCGGCCGATCAGATCGCCCACCGCCGCTTCATCGGCAACCTCGCTGCACTGGCCATGCAGATGCGCGATGGCGTAATTCCAGGTCGGCACGCGTGCGGCCGCTTCCTTGTCTAGGTACCAGCCGGGCGATACATAGGCATGCGGCCCCTGCACGACAATCACCGTATCGCCAGCATGGCGCGCTTGCGGATTGGGGCGTGCCCAATGGCCCTCGATAAGCACCTGCTGGCCGTCGCGCCGGTACAGCACCGGCAGATGCGAGATCGCCGGTTGTCCGTCATCGTCCTGGCTGATCAGGGTAATGAACGGGTCGCGCGCCAGGAGCCAGTCCAGCAGCGCCAGATCGGTCTGTGCGAACGCGCGCGGTGCGTACATCTCAGGCGCGGCCGCCCATGCTCACCACCATGCGTTCGCGCAGGTCGGCATCGGTGTCGCCGCGCGGTGGCGAGATTTCGTGCAGCGAGAAGCCGCGCATCAGTGCGTCTTCTTCGTCCAGCCCATCCAGGGCCACGAATTCGGCATCGAACAAGGCCGCGCGTGCGGTGTCCTCGCTGTCGTAGGCCAGCGTCTTGCCATCGCTGTCGAGCACTTCGGCGGTGCCGGCCTCCTTGATGCGCAGGCGTGCCCAGATCAGGGTGCGGCCGATGGTGGCCAGCCACCATTGGTCGCCGCTGTCGGAGTTGTGCGCTGGGTCGATGTCGATGATGTTCATGTCAGTACCTTGGAAAGCAGCCCGAGCAGGGCCGCCATGCCCAGGCCGAAAAAGATGGTCAGCAGCGAAAGCCAGGCGGGTGTGGCCAGACCGGACAGCGCATTGTCGCGGTAGCTGCGGTAGCGGCGCGCCAGCAACCAGCGCCACGCGATGGGGCTGATGAAGGCGGGGTCGCCGAAGCTGTCCAGTGCTTCCGGGTGACGATCGCGCAGGTGCACCAGGGTCAGCGGCCAGAAGATCAGCAATGCGGTCAGTCCGGCAACGGCCACACCGACAAAACACAGCGCGAAGAACAGGGTCATGGGCGGGGCTCGGCAGGCGGAGCATCGAAGCGGGCAATGATCGTGATGGAGCCGACGATCGCCGCGTTGAATTTGTCGAAGTCTTCGGCCGGAATCCACCACTCGGTGTGATGCGCGCCGCCGACTGTTTGCATGGCGTACTGGTCGACGAACGCAGCGAGCGCAGCGAACTGGGCCACATCGCCAACGCCGCTGTCCTTGACGTTCCAGCGCGATGCGATTTCCCCGGCATAGCGCCGATCGGTGGCAGGAGGGAAGCCCGGTTGCTCCGGCAATCGCGGCGGCCAGCGTCGAAAGCCGGGGACACGCACCAGGGCGTCTTGCTCCGGCCGCAACGGGCGATGCATCGTGACGGTGGCCGCCGCCGTGCTCACTCAGAACTCCGCGCTGCCCGGCGCGCGCGGGTAGGGGATGGCGTCGCGGATGTTGCTCAGCCCGCACACGTACACCACCAGCCGCTCGAACCCCAGGCCGAAACCGGCATGCGGCACCGAGCCGTAGCGACGGAAATCGCGGTACCAGCTGTAGTGCTCCTTATCCAGGCCGAACTGCGCCATGCGCGCATCCAGCACATCCAGGCGCTCTTCGCGCTGGCTACCGCCGATGATTTCGCCGATGCCCGGCGCCAGCACGTCCATCGCCGCGACGGTCTTGCCGTCGTCGTTCAGGCGCATGTAGAAGGCCTTGATGTGCTCGGGATAATTGGTCACCACGACCGGGCGGCCGATATGTTCCTCGGTTAGCCAGCGCTCGTGCTCGGTCTGCAGGTCCAGGCCCCATTCGACCGGGAAGTCGAATTTTTTGCCGGAGTTCTGCAGCAGCTTCACCGCCTCGGTGTAGTCGATCTGCTCGAACGGGGCATTGATGAAGGCATCCAGCTTGCTGATCGCGTTCTTGTCCACGCGCTCGGCCACGAAGGCCAAGTCGTCGCCACGCTCGTCCAGCACCGCGCGGAACAGGTACTTCAGGAACTGCTCGGCCAGGCGCGCGTCCTCGGCCAGGTCGGCGAAGGCAATTTCCGGCTCGATCATCCAGAACTCGGCCAGGTGGCGCGTGGTGTGGCTGTTTTCGGCGCGGAAGGTCGGCCCGAAGGTGTAGACCTTGCTCAGCGCCAGGCAGTACGCCTCCACGTTGAGCTGGCCGGACACGGTGAGGAAGGTTTCCTTGCCGAAGAAGTCGCGGCTGAAATCCACATTGCCGGTGGCATCGCGCGGCAGGTTGACCATGTCCAGCGTGGAAACGCGGAACATCTGACCGGCGCCTTCGGCGTCGGAGGTGGTGATGATCGGCGTGCTGATCCAGTTGAAGCCGTTTTGGTGAAAGAAGCGGTGCACCGCCTGCGCCAGGCAGTTGCGGATACGCGTCACCGCGCCGAACAGATTGGTGCGCGGACGCAGGTGCGCCACTTCGCGCAGGAATTCCGGCGTCATCGGCTTGGGCTGGATCGGGTAGGTGAGCGGGTCTTCGACCCAGCCCACGATCTCCACGCCGCTGGCCTGGATCTCGAACGACTGGCCCTTGCCCTGCGACTTCACCAGCACGCCCTTGGCGATCAGCGAGCAGCCGCTGGTCAGG comes from Xanthomonas vesicatoria ATCC 35937 and encodes:
- a CDS encoding FMN-binding negative transcriptional regulator; this encodes MYAPRAFAQTDLALLDWLLARDPFITLISQDDDGQPAISHLPVLYRRDGQQVLIEGHWARPNPQARHAGDTVIVVQGPHAYVSPGWYLDKEAAARVPTWNYAIAHLHGQCSEVADEAAVGDLIGRMSAHFEQRIGRDWQFEMERDSHRRQLRGLVGFCFVPSRIELTFKLSQNHPAGNVAAVADALEHQRLSDAQDVATLMRNALRARQR
- the asnS gene encoding asparagine--tRNA ligase, coding for MTVVSVEHALAGKLPEGGEVTVRGWVRTLRGSAGLAFINVTDGSCFAPIQVVANDTLPNFDEIKRLTSGCSLIAKGVLVKSQGKGQSFEIQASGVEIVGWVEDPLTYPIQPKPMTPEFLREVAHLRPRTNLFGAVTRIRNCLAQAVHRFFHQNGFNWISTPIITTSDAEGAGQMFRVSTLDMVNLPRDATGNVDFSRDFFGKETFLTVSGQLNVEAYCLALSKVYTFGPTFRAENSHTTRHLAEFWMIEPEIAFADLAEDARLAEQFLKYLFRAVLDERGDDLAFVAERVDKNAISKLDAFINAPFEQIDYTEAVKLLQNSGKKFDFPVEWGLDLQTEHERWLTEEHIGRPVVVTNYPEHIKAFYMRLNDDGKTVAAMDVLAPGIGEIIGGSQREERLDVLDARMAQFGLDKEHYSWYRDFRRYGSVPHAGFGLGFERLVVYVCGLSNIRDAIPYPRAPGSAEF